The segment GCGCAAAATAGAACTGCGAGGAAGCCGAGTCGGGTAATTGCGATCGCGCCATGGCCACTGCACCCCGACTATGCTTTAAGGCTACCGTCTTATCTATGGCTGTTCCTTGCTGTCCTAAGGCTTGTCCGTAGGTTGGTTGTTCATCTCCCTCTAACTTAATTTCTAGGGGGATATAGCGGGCTTTTTTGGTCTGAGGATCGATAAAACTCCCTGTCCCTGTCCCTTGAGGATCTCCACCTTGAGCCACAAAGGGTTGAGGATCTTTCACCACGCGATGAAAGGTTAGTCCATTATAAAAGCCCCGTTCCACTAAATCCACGAAATTTCCGGCGGTAATCGGTGCATCTTTGCCATTGACTTCGATGATCACAGGAGAACCCTTAATCTTCATTTCTACGGTTGCTATACCCTCTAAACGGGGGACATAATTGGCTAAAGCTGCATTTTGGCTAGTATTGGCATCAGAAGACGTAGCCGAGGGACTAGAACACCCTGTAAGGAATAACCCCCCCATTAATACCAAACAAACCAACACAGTTGACCATTTTTTCGATAAATTTCCCATAATTACCTCATATTAAATTTAGGAGTCAGAAGTCAGAAGTCAATACTTCCCCACACTCCCCTCTCCTTCTCTAAAAACCTTACAACCCTTCCAGGGGAACCCCTAAAAAGCGGGCTAATTCTGCGCCTTGGTTTTCCAATTCTGAGAGAGAAATCGGTCTTCCCACGCGAGTTAAGGGAATTTCTCGCCGTTGTTTCAGTTGAATATATAGCTTCCGCTTGGTATTTAACCCTTCTTTGATGTCAGCCCGAATTGCTTGGATATCTGCTAGGGGATAAGAGACTTCAATGCGACGGTTTTTCCCAGGAAACCCCCAACGAAAAATGGTGACTTTTCCCGTTTCTTTGTTAAATTCGTTGTATCCTCCGCCAATATCTAAAATAATGGTAAACCAGAGGTAAAGGGAGAGGGCTGATCCGGCTATCCCGTAGAATAATAGGGCGATACCTTGGGGAATAAAGACTAATTGGCTTGTATCACTAACAATGAGGAGATTAACCCTTAAATAACTCGAAAGTCCGGCTAAAAGAAAGCCTATTCCTCCTATGGCTGCAACAGTTCCCCACCATATATTACTAAAGCGGCGGGACCCTAATACTTCTTCGCGTAAAACGAGGCGATCGCTTGTCATAGCAGGTGCATTCATCGGATGATTCTTTTTAATATGACTTAACTTAGTGCATTTTACCACCAGTTAAGCCTAGCTGTAGGACTGTTAAATTAGTTTAATTTCCTGTTTGCTAAAGGGTAAATCTTGATTAATAGCATCAATTTCTTGCTGTTCCATGGCATTAACCTCCCCAATATAATGCCGTAGAATTTGACTCATTTTGGGATGATAAAAGCGATGTAAACTGTGGTTAGGGGTAGCAGGAAATCCTCGACGGCGTTTATGTCTTCCTCCTGCACCGGGATCAAACATAACAATACCTTGACTAATTGCCCATTCTATGGGTTGATAATAACAAGCCTCGAAATGTAAACAATCATACTCTTCAAAAGACCCCCAATATCGTCCATATAGATGATCGTCTTTTCGTAAACAAAAAGACATTCCAACAGGGTGTTTATCATCGTTTTCGGTATAGGCAGCCACTAATACAACCCGATGACGATAATGGGGATATAGCTGTTCAAAAAATTTACGGGTTAGATATTTACTGCCCCAATAAAACTTCTCACAAGTGTTATGATAAAATCGATAAATTAGGGGAAATAAATGATGAGGAATCTCATCCCCTGTTAAGACTCTAATGTCTAACCCTGATTGGATAACCGCTTTGCGTTCTCGTTTAATATTACGCCGTTGATTCGCATTAAAAACGGACAAATAATCATCAAAACTCTTAAATCCTTGATTAGACCAAATATAACTATGATGCAACCAACTACTAAACCCATTTTTTTCCATTAATTCTCGCCAATTGGGGTCAACAAATAGAAAATGACAACCTGATAATTCATGGCGATCGCAAAAGTGATCAATGGATGCTATCATTAACTGAGTCAGTTGCTCTTCATCTTCTCCTGGTGCAATCAAAAATCGATAGCCAACAGCCGGAGTAAAGGGGATCATTCCTAATAATTTAGGATAGTAGGAAATTCCCAAACGATGGGATAAATCAGCCCATTGGTGATCAAATACAAATTCTCCATAACTATGACTTTTAATATATAATGGGGCTGCTGCAATTAATTGTTTATCTCGCCACACGGTTAAATGAATGGGTTGCCATCCGTTTTTTGGCGTAGCACTTCCTGATGTTTCGATATTATTGAGCCATTCCCACTCTAAAAATGGAGTTTTTAGAGGTTCTGCTAGTTCATCCCAAACGGGTTTAGGAATTTCGGCGATTTTTTCGATCCAGGCCACTGAATATTGGGGTTTAATTTGTTCAACCATGAGTGTTTTCGCGAACAACAGAGGCAAATTTCTTATAGGATAATCAATTTTGCCTAAGAATGCAGCCGATAATGCAGAAAAATTTCTTGGTCTATTGATTCTACTGTCAATAATTGTAACCGTTTAGCTTGATCGTAAGAAAACCCTAATCCTTCAACGGGGGTAGGAGAGGTAGTTCCCCCAAGAATTAAAGGACAGATAGTTAACCACAATTCGTCAATTAAATTGACTTCTAACAGGGAAGCAAGCAGTTCTCCTCCACCGAGAATAGCCACTTTATTTAAACCCAATTCTTTTAACACCAAAAATGCTTTAATAAAATCTATTTTTTTGAGATCTTTACTATCAGCAATAATCGTTTTTTCAAAAGCTTGATGATTACTCTTTTTAGCAACGATAGATCCCGGCATTGTTGTCAACAGCCAACGGGGTACTTCTTGAGAAAAAAAACGTAAATTAGGATTGATTTTTCCTGAACCAGAAACAACAATATTAATTGGTTGTAACGGCTTTTTTTGTTGTTGACGATCGGCTAATAATTCAGGATTTTTAATCAACAATGTAGTCTGATAAGCCGCTAATGTTGCCGCTCCAAAAAGTACCCCATCTACGAGAGAAATTTGTTTCTCTAAGTGTGCTTTATCTGTATCAGAACCAAACCGTGCAGGATGACGTTGATTATCAGCAATTTTACCATCTACTGTTATCGCTAAAATTGCTACGGTTTGAGGTCTTTTTATCGTCATACTAAAGTTTTAAACAGCAACTAAATTTAAACTATTTTGTGTTATCGGAAGGGAAAAATTAGTACTATATGATTCACTTTTTGGCGAAGAAATAGCAGCAGGAAAAATCACACTTAATCGCTGCCGATCAATCATTTTAGCAAAATTGGGGAAAATTTGAGAACAAGACTTAATATAGGATTTTAACCATTGTCTTACGTCTTGTAATTCCTTAGGACTGATAGTAGTTTCTAAATCCCCAGAAAATTCAATTTTGCCTAATTTATTAACTTGAAATTGTTCTAGCCATTCTGCGTTTGGTTGGGAAGATTCCCAATATTTAAGCGTCATTTTTTCTCCTAAATAACGATGGCTTTGGTGATTAATATGATGGAAAATATCGAGTAATTGTGCGATAGTAACTTCATCATTTTTAGAGATTTGAGTCGGTTGATTAATCATTTTAACGGGTTCAACAAAATTGATTAATGCTGTTACTTGTTCCATCCCATTTTCCAAAGGATTAAAGCAACTATCAAACCGAGTTTTATCATTATATTTTGACCTAGATAAAGTGGCTCCAGTAAATTGAGTTCCATTTAAGTAAGCACCTTGGAGATTAGCTTGTTCAAAGTTTGCTTTAGTCGCGTAAGCAGAAGTCAAATAACTTTCTTGTAAATTCGCTCGTTGAAAATTGGCTTTGATTAAATAACTTTTAATCAGAGAAGCATTTTGTAAATTTGCTCCCTGTAAATTGGCACCTGTTAAATCTGCTTCATTCAGGTAAGCATCCCGTAAATCAGCCCCACTGAAATTAACGTCTCTTAAATTACTGTAGCTCAGATCGGCTCCCCTCAAATTCGCATTGCTGAGATTAATCCCCCTCAAATCTAAGCGACGTAATTGAATATCTTGGAAGTTTCTCTCTCCAGCTTGATATCTTTGGCTAATTTGAACCGCTTCGCTACTTTGAACCATGATCAACCCCCTTAGTTCAGTATTTTGTTTAATTCTATGGTTCTTATTGAACTGAAATCACCTATAATTCGTCAACCTAGATTATTCGGAGGTTTCAGGATTTTTTGGGTTTAGCCAGAAGACTTTCCGTAATTTCTGGGAGAACTTAGTTAAAGGCCACAGGCAACAGGGACGAGAAATGGTATTAGAATGATTGGGGATAGGCTGGCTCTCGCTAAATGTAAATTTTTATGACTAAATTTGTGTTTGTCACTGGGGGAGTAGTCTCCAGTATTGGAAAAGGAATTGTTGCGGCCAGTTTAGGTCGTTTGCTCAAATCTCGCAATTACTCCGTATCGATCTTAAAACTCGATCCCTACATTAACGTTGATCCAGGGACAATGAGTCCCTTTCAACACGGAGAAGTCTTTGTCACCGAAGACGGGGCCGAAACCGACTTAGACTTAGGGCACTATGAACGCTTTACCGATACCTCCATGTCTCGTCTCAATAGTGTCACCACCGGGTCAATTTACCAAGCAGTCATCAATAAAGAACGACGGGGTGCTTATATGGGGGGAACGGTTCAAGTTATTCCCCATATTACCAACGAAATCAAAGAGCGAATCCATCGCGTCGCCAAAAATACTAACCCTGATGTCGTTATTACCGAAATTGGCGGAACCGTAGGGGATATTGAATCATTACCCTTTTTAGAAGCTATTCGTCAATTTCGTAAGGATGTCGGGCGAAATAACGTGGTTTATATGCACGTTACCCTTATTCCTTGGATACCTGCTGCGAGGGAAATGAAAACCAAACCCACCCAACATTCTGTTAAGGAATTGCGGTCTATTGGTATTCAACCCGATGTCCTAGTGTGTCGCTGCGATCGCCCCCTCAAAGAAGGCATGAAGGAAAAACTCTCCGAATTTTGCGATGTTCCCGTTGAATCCGTCATTACTGCCCAAGATGCCAGCAGTATCTACGAAGTTCCCTTAATTGTAGAACGCGAAGGACTCGCCCAACAAACCCTAGCCTTACTCAACCTCGAACCCCGTCAACCCAATTTAACCGACTGGCAAACCCTCGTCCAACGGATGCAGACCCCTCAGCGACAAATTGAAATCGCCTTGGTGGGAAAATACGTCCAATTAAGCGATGCTTACCTCTCGGTGGTGGAATCTTTGGTACACGGGGGAATTGCGGTTAATAGCGAAGTTAAACTCAACTGGGTCAACGCAGAAGATATCGAACAATATGGGGCCGAAAAATTCCTCAAGGATGTCAGTGGTATTTTGGTTCCTGGGGGGTTTGGTATTCGGGGGGTCGATGGCAAAGTTCAGGCCATCCAATATGCCCGTCAACAAAAGATCCCTTTTTTGGGATTATGTTTAGGGATGCAATGTGCTGTCATTGAATGGGCGAGAAATATTGCTCGGTTAGAACGGTCTAACAGTGCTGAATTTGACCCAGAAACCCCGAATCCGGTGATTAATTTGCTACCGGAACAGGAAGATGTAGTTGATCTCGGAGGGACGATGCGTTTAGGGTTGTACGCTTGTCGTCTGAGTCCTGATACTTTGGCAAGTTCTCTATATCCCCAGGAAGTCATCTATGAACGTCATCGTCATCGTTATGAGTTTAATAATGCCTATCGGAGTCTTTTAATCGAGACAGGTTATGTTGTCAGTGGGACTTCTCCTGATGGTCGGTTAGTGGAAATTATTGAACTTCCTGGCCATCCCTTCTTTATTGCTACTCAATTCCATCCTGAATTTCAATCGAGACCTAATAGTCCCCATCCCTTATTTTTAGGCTTTGTTAAAGCTGCTGTTGACCATTATTCGACTTGCTTAACTGAGGATGAGGAGTGTGAGGAGGTGAAGGAGTGAGGGGAAGTTTTGTCGGATTAATGCTTCTTAACGTCACTGACTCACTCAACCGGCCTCTAAGACTTCTGACTATGACCAATCTCTTGTAAAATGAGTGGTGAGATTTCTAGGCTCTAAAAGTATTTCATGATTTCTAGTAACGATTTTCGGACAGGTACCACCATTGAATTAGATGGGTCAGTATGGCGAGTTGTGGAATTTTTGCACGTCAAACCGGGCAAAGGTTCCGCTTTTGTGCGAACTAAGCTCAAAAATGCCCAAACTGGAAGCGTAGTTGAAAAAACCTTCCGCGCTGGAGAAACGGTTCCCCAAGCAACCCTGGAAAAACGTACCATGCAGCATACCTATAAAGATGGCGATCAATACGTCTTTATGGATATGGAAACCTATGAAGAAGCGCGTTTAAATCCTGAACAGATGGGGACATCAGTCAATTACCTTAAAGAAGAGATGGAAGCGGATATCGTCTTCTGGGGGGATCAGGTGTTGGAAGTTCAACTACCGACCTCCGTTATTTTAGAAGTAACGGAGACTGATCCAGGGGTTAAAGGAGATACAGCCACAGGGGGAACGAAACCCGCTATTGTGGAAACAGGGGCTCAAGTGATGGTTCCTCTGTTTATTTCCATCGGCGAAAAAATCAAAGTAGATACCCGTGATGGCTCCTATTTAGGCCGCGAATAACACTTAACTGTTGATGATGTCCGTATCGGTTGTCAAAGATGCAGACAATCATCTTTTTATTATTTTATGGGATGGATGACTTGTGTCGATCAACTTCAATGAACTTCAAGACCTTTTAGGGGCGATCGCTCAGACCGATATTGCGGAAGTCACTCTAAAAACAGAGACGTTTGAACTCATCGTGCGTCGAGGGACAACTGTCGCTTCTCCTGTTTCAGTGGCCGCAGTGACACCAATAGCAGCAACCCCGACACCGACTCTAACAGTCTCCCCGACTCCCACACCACCAGAACCGACCGAACCTCCAACTCCCTCTCCCATCGAGAAAAAGTGGGTCGAGATTACTTCCCCCATGGTAGGAACATTTTATCGGGCTCCGGCTCCGGATGAGGCTCCCTTTGTATCGGTCGGCGATCGCGTCAGTAATGGTCAAACTGTTTGTATCATTGAAGCCATGAAGTTGATGAATGAAATTGAAGCAGAATTGACGGGCGAAGTCATGGAAATTGTGGTTGATAATGGGCAACCGGTTGAATACGGACAAACCTTAATGTGGATTAATCCGAGTTAATAATAAAATCCAATGAGAAAAAGCAGTAGGGGCAATTCATGAATTGCCCCTACATTGTTTATAGAATACTCGGTAGAATTAAGCCAAGAATAATGATCACTAACCCAGTCAATAATGCTCCAAAACGAGGGTAACTCTTAATGATTTGTTGATTCGTTGAAAGTTCAATTAAATCTAACCAAGGAGCAACTCCACGACGAAACCACCCTATTGTCGTTGCTGAAGATCCTAATAATGTTTGTGCTTGGGTTGCTCCAAATAAGAAATTACCTAACCCCCCAAAGCGAGAAACATAGCGCACAAAAATCATTCCGGTTTTATCTTGTAACTTGAAGTCTGACCCAAAGCTATATCCGGCATCTCCGCGACCAATTAACTGTCCTTGGAGTTGAACGGGTTGACCCCGCACTGGACTGGCATAGGGATCACACATTAAACTTAAAATATCCGATTGGGGCGATCGCTTAAAATCAGGATATAACAACAAGGTTTTAACCATGAAACCAATACCAAACCCGAACATCACAAAACTGACTAACGCCGTTCCCTGTTTTGTCACCAATGTTAAAAACATTCCTAAGCAAAATCCTAACAACGCCCCAAAAAAGTGCAGATTTCCTAACAGCAATTCTCCCCAAAAACGACTCCAAAGCTTGTTTTTATTCAGCTTATTTCCCTCTCTAACAACCTCGGCCATATTAAAGTCTGTCTCTAAACCCAGTTGTTCCGCATAGGTACTTAAGGCACGAATGCGTTTTCCGGTTAACGGATGGGTGGAGCTTAACTCAACTAATTTAGC is part of the Rippkaea orientalis PCC 8801 genome and harbors:
- a CDS encoding peptidylprolyl isomerase gives rise to the protein MGNLSKKWSTVLVCLVLMGGLFLTGCSSPSATSSDANTSQNAALANYVPRLEGIATVEMKIKGSPVIIEVNGKDAPITAGNFVDLVERGFYNGLTFHRVVKDPQPFVAQGGDPQGTGTGSFIDPQTKKARYIPLEIKLEGDEQPTYGQALGQQGTAIDKTVALKHSRGAVAMARSQLPDSASSQFYFALSDLPFLDGDYAVFGYVTQGMDVVDSIKQGDKIDSAKVVSGLENLKK
- a CDS encoding photosystem I assembly protein Ycf4, with protein sequence MNAPAMTSDRLVLREEVLGSRRFSNIWWGTVAAIGGIGFLLAGLSSYLRVNLLIVSDTSQLVFIPQGIALLFYGIAGSALSLYLWFTIILDIGGGYNEFNKETGKVTIFRWGFPGKNRRIEVSYPLADIQAIRADIKEGLNTKRKLYIQLKQRREIPLTRVGRPISLSELENQGAELARFLGVPLEGL
- a CDS encoding GNAT family N-acetyltransferase is translated as MVEQIKPQYSVAWIEKIAEIPKPVWDELAEPLKTPFLEWEWLNNIETSGSATPKNGWQPIHLTVWRDKQLIAAAPLYIKSHSYGEFVFDHQWADLSHRLGISYYPKLLGMIPFTPAVGYRFLIAPGEDEEQLTQLMIASIDHFCDRHELSGCHFLFVDPNWRELMEKNGFSSWLHHSYIWSNQGFKSFDDYLSVFNANQRRNIKRERKAVIQSGLDIRVLTGDEIPHHLFPLIYRFYHNTCEKFYWGSKYLTRKFFEQLYPHYRHRVVLVAAYTENDDKHPVGMSFCLRKDDHLYGRYWGSFEEYDCLHFEACYYQPIEWAISQGIVMFDPGAGGRHKRRRGFPATPNHSLHRFYHPKMSQILRHYIGEVNAMEQQEIDAINQDLPFSKQEIKLI
- a CDS encoding RibD family protein, with amino-acid sequence MTIKRPQTVAILAITVDGKIADNQRHPARFGSDTDKAHLEKQISLVDGVLFGAATLAAYQTTLLIKNPELLADRQQQKKPLQPINIVVSGSGKINPNLRFFSQEVPRWLLTTMPGSIVAKKSNHQAFEKTIIADSKDLKKIDFIKAFLVLKELGLNKVAILGGGELLASLLEVNLIDELWLTICPLILGGTTSPTPVEGLGFSYDQAKRLQLLTVESIDQEIFLHYRLHS
- a CDS encoding pentapeptide repeat-containing protein, whose protein sequence is MVQSSEAVQISQRYQAGERNFQDIQLRRLDLRGINLSNANLRGADLSYSNLRDVNFSGADLRDAYLNEADLTGANLQGANLQNASLIKSYLIKANFQRANLQESYLTSAYATKANFEQANLQGAYLNGTQFTGATLSRSKYNDKTRFDSCFNPLENGMEQVTALINFVEPVKMINQPTQISKNDEVTIAQLLDIFHHINHQSHRYLGEKMTLKYWESSQPNAEWLEQFQVNKLGKIEFSGDLETTISPKELQDVRQWLKSYIKSCSQIFPNFAKMIDRQRLSVIFPAAISSPKSESYSTNFSLPITQNSLNLVAV
- a CDS encoding CTP synthase, translated to MTKFVFVTGGVVSSIGKGIVAASLGRLLKSRNYSVSILKLDPYINVDPGTMSPFQHGEVFVTEDGAETDLDLGHYERFTDTSMSRLNSVTTGSIYQAVINKERRGAYMGGTVQVIPHITNEIKERIHRVAKNTNPDVVITEIGGTVGDIESLPFLEAIRQFRKDVGRNNVVYMHVTLIPWIPAAREMKTKPTQHSVKELRSIGIQPDVLVCRCDRPLKEGMKEKLSEFCDVPVESVITAQDASSIYEVPLIVEREGLAQQTLALLNLEPRQPNLTDWQTLVQRMQTPQRQIEIALVGKYVQLSDAYLSVVESLVHGGIAVNSEVKLNWVNAEDIEQYGAEKFLKDVSGILVPGGFGIRGVDGKVQAIQYARQQKIPFLGLCLGMQCAVIEWARNIARLERSNSAEFDPETPNPVINLLPEQEDVVDLGGTMRLGLYACRLSPDTLASSLYPQEVIYERHRHRYEFNNAYRSLLIETGYVVSGTSPDGRLVEIIELPGHPFFIATQFHPEFQSRPNSPHPLFLGFVKAAVDHYSTCLTEDEECEEVKE
- the efp gene encoding elongation factor P translates to MISSNDFRTGTTIELDGSVWRVVEFLHVKPGKGSAFVRTKLKNAQTGSVVEKTFRAGETVPQATLEKRTMQHTYKDGDQYVFMDMETYEEARLNPEQMGTSVNYLKEEMEADIVFWGDQVLEVQLPTSVILEVTETDPGVKGDTATGGTKPAIVETGAQVMVPLFISIGEKIKVDTRDGSYLGRE
- the accB gene encoding acetyl-CoA carboxylase biotin carboxyl carrier protein — translated: MSINFNELQDLLGAIAQTDIAEVTLKTETFELIVRRGTTVASPVSVAAVTPIAATPTPTLTVSPTPTPPEPTEPPTPSPIEKKWVEITSPMVGTFYRAPAPDEAPFVSVGDRVSNGQTVCIIEAMKLMNEIEAELTGEVMEIVVDNGQPVEYGQTLMWINPS